In Nicotiana tabacum cultivar K326 chromosome 11, ASM71507v2, whole genome shotgun sequence, a single window of DNA contains:
- the LOC107828153 gene encoding uncharacterized protein LOC107828153: MIESVASWFTPAVLFCFLNLMIGTIFITSSRKTDTKKQHQQSTENSIPQLTRSPSLLQRVRSFNFSFPDPFSSVTHDFSVNSPQLDRSPSLLQRVRSINLSFSRLEKPGPIPSVAQHADPYEEEVQKVDNIEPQIESHVTRTKSATCVETPVKIPTRTMMKSASEKMAVAEKEEEADQVDWRRPATTRETASFGEDEAVDEKADDFINMFRQQLKLQRLDSIIRYKEMLNRGVGK; encoded by the coding sequence aTGATTGAATCTGTAGCTAGCTGGTTCACTCCCGCAGTTCTCTTCTGCTTTCTGAACCTCATGATTGGAACTATTTTCATCACTTCAAGTCGCAAAACTGATACTAAGAAACAACACCAACAAAGTACAGAAAACTCAATACCCCAACTCACTCGAAGTCCATCTTTGTTACAACGAGTCAGGTCCTTTAACTTCTCTTTCCCTGACCCATTTTCCTCCGTCACTCATGACTTTTCCGTTAACTCACCACAACTCGACCGTAGTCCATCTTTATTACAACGGGTCCGCTCCATCAACTTGTCTTTCTCCCGGTTGGAAAAGCCCGGTCCAATTCCTTCTGTGGCCCAACACGCCGACCCATATGAAGAAGAAGTTCAAAAGGTTGATAATATTGAACCGCAGATTGAGAGTCACGTGACAAGGACTAAGTCTGCCACGTGCGTTGAAACGCCGGTTAAGATTCCGACGAGGACGATGATGAAGTCGGCAAGTGAGAAGATGGCGGTGGCGGAGAAGGAGGAAGAGGCGGACCAGGTGGATTGGCGGCGACCGGCGACGACGAGGGAAACAGCGTCGTTTGGAGAAGACGAAGCAGTTGATGAAAAAGCTGATGATTTTATTAACATGTTTAGGCAGCAGTTGAAGTTACAGAGGCTTGATTCTATTATTAGGTACAAGGAAATGTTGAACAGAGGAGTTGGGAAGTGA